The Elaeis guineensis isolate ETL-2024a chromosome 5, EG11, whole genome shotgun sequence DNA segment AATAGCTACTACATACAACCACCATTCCAAAAACCAGAAAAAAACCTACTTTAAcctacaaattaaaaaaaataaaataaaatagagtaTGCTGAATGGTCAAAATGAATACTGTATTGGATAAAAGAATATTAGGTAGGGATGGATGCCACATATGTATTTCCAACTTTGGATCCTACAAAGCCTCCAATGCCATCACATTCTCTAATAAAGTCATGAATCTCCTTGTTCAGTATACAATACAGGAAGACAACCAGGAAAAAGGGGCTTTGACTTTTCAGAGTAAGAACCATTCTTTAATTTCCTTTTCTTCTCCACAGCTGGATAATAAACCTGTGACAAAAATATACTTTCATGAGCATAATGTTCCCCCCCTATGTATGTCAGAATGGTGGGGATGAATCTAAGACCACTCTATTATGTGCTACACTTGTGTTACCAGCAAACAAGTATTAACCATCCTACAACAAGTCTACATCAATGAAAATTGCGAGCGATACTTGCAAAACATAATATTTTGACACAAGTATCATGTAAAAATATTTCTAAAACTTAGAGTACCAAAAACATAATTTAATGGTATATGGGTGATGATGTGATATATGAGTGATCATGTAGCACTCAGCGACTGGATAATTTTGGATAGAAAATTCCATAACACATGCCACATTATTACTGAGATGCCACATCATTATCTATTGCCATATCATCACTCATATACCATGTCATCATCAATCAGCCATATAATCATCTATTTAAGCAGTTTTTACTATGTAGTCAGCCATGTAATCACTGGTTTATGCCAATAGGAATTTTTGGTGAGAGAAAGTGACCAAAATTGGGGGGGAAGGATGATATTAAAATAGTTGCAAAAATAGGAACCAAATTTGAGCTTTTTAAAGTTTAGGAGTTTGTTAAAAAAACCAGCCAAACTTGAAGGGCCAAAAGCATAATTATCTTTTTTTCAAAACTTCTGAAGATTCATCTTGATTAATTAGTTAACAGTTTCCTGTATGGACGAGAACCCAAATGAAGATCAGCAATTTCTTGGTCATGTTAGAATGTTGCAGAATGGGTGGAACTTGTAGTTTTTATACTATTTCTTGGTCATGTAAGTTGCTAATCAATTGAGTTAGAGGAAATACCACAATTACAAATTTCCAACAAACTAAGCATAACAACATCAAGACCAATCCAAATGAAGCGGGTGTCAATGCTCCTAGTGTAGTTATTTTGGAAACTTTTTTAGGCATAATGAGGTTCTAAGTGCAGCAGACATTATTATAGGTTACAAAGACACCATCGAATATAAGGATACAATGGCAATACATTTCAAagctttatgatatttttttttcaaaaattaaagggACCCAGATGGCCATGGTGGATCCTTGTTTGTTAATAAAGTGTTAAAAATTCTATCAATAGCTGGACATAGAACCATTTTGCATTCCATCatttttaatttagaaaaaaaataattattgtaaaaatttagATGAGCCATGAGTGATACTTATACTGAATTTGgattaattttttctctcttttttgagagaggaagagagagagggagagaaggtgCTATCCATCTtaagctaattatttttttattataaagatACCTGGAAATCAAGATCCAGAAAATTGCTGGCGAGGGAGCGAATAAGGCGGTCGACGACCTCCTGACCAAGACTGATGACCCGGGAGACGCGAAGGACCCACCATTGAGGGCCGAGTCGGGCGAGGTTGTCGTCGGCCGATATCTTCATTGCATCACTGTCCTCATATGATTCGTGGATATCCTACCATATAGGATCATCTGGATCAACAATGTGATGATAACTATAACCCTATTCTCCATGATTCTTGGCTCTATGAATGGCTCATTGCTCTTCAAGCAAAGGCATATAGATCGGATTATCTTAAATTTTTAGGAATTCTGGCATCCAAACAGGCCACATGATGGGAGATGGGTCATGACAAACACACATCTGATAGCCGCAGGTATCTTCATCGCGTCACCAACCTCGTATGATTCGCACCACCGATATTTTCATCCCGTCACCATCCTCATATGATTCACAGATATCCTACCATATAGGATCATCCAGATCAACAATGTGATGCAGCAAGTATTGGTGATGCCTATAACCCTATTCTTCGTGATTCTTGGCTCTATGAATGGCTCATCGCTCTTCAGGCAAAGGCATATAGATCGGATTatcctaaatttttagaaattctGGCATCCAAATAGGCCACATGGTGGGAGATGGGTCATGACAAACACACATCACATCACCATCCTCGTATGATTCGTGCCGCCGATATCTTCATCGCGTCACCATCCTCGTATGATTTGTGGATATCCTACTATATAGGATCATCCAGATCAACAATGTGATGCAGCAAGTATTGATGATGCCCATAACCCTATCCTCTATGATTCTTGGCTCTATATATGGCTCGTCGCTCTTCAGGCAAGGGCATATAGGTCGGAACTTCACAATTAAAAAGAACCCAATTGTTGCTAGACTCTTCTGTTATGGATAAGTCGAAAACAAGCAATAACCATATTAAACCTTTGACTTCTGGTAATTTTGTCACTGTTCTAAGCATCGATGGAGGAGGAAACAGAGGCATCATCCCGGCCATTATTCTTAGTTTCTTAGAATTAGAGCTTCAGGTATGAATACTCTCCCAGGAAAGTCAATTCCCCTCGTTCCATCATACACAATTGTATACAGCTGCAAGTGGTTTGGGTTGATCTTATTTCCATCATGATAAGGAACCACGCATGACTAATGAAGTGAAACTGACAAGCAAAACGAATGACATGTGGGAAGCATGTTATGGATGGCTGCCATCCATCCTTTTATAATACTTTTCTtttccatgaaggtgagaaagaTAGGAATCAAGGTGTATTTATTAAAAAGAGGGACTTACAAATTTTGGAGTTTTTATATACTGTTGTTCATTGGATATGCTAGATTATGTACCCGTACCGGGTAACAAGAGAGTGTATCGGTGCAGAAACTTGATGGCAAGGATGCTAGGCTTGCTGATTATTTCGATATGATTGCTGGAACAAGTACCGGTGGTCTCGTGACCGCAATGCTTGCCGCTCCTAACGAAGACAATCGTCCTCTTTTTGCAGCCAGCGATATCAAATCTTTCTACCTACAGCATTGCCCAAAAATTTTTCCGCAACCCAAGTAACTACAAATTGTATTATAATATATCGCTCTTAGCTAGTGTTTTTGATTCAGTAACTAACAAATTTAATGTGATTTTTTCCCCAGGGGAGCATTTGCTCAATTTAGGAGGATGGTTAGCACGCTGTTTGAACCCCGATATGCTGGTAACTACCTACATTCCCTCGTTAGAGAGAAACTAGGAAAAACTACGTTGCACCAGACTTTGACGAACGTTGTCATACCAACCTTTGATATAAAGCTGCTCCAGCCCATCATTTTTTCTAGCTTTAAGGTATGGCACGATCCTTCTTTATTCTCCCATATCCTATTCACTCCTCGTGTCCGATATTTGTTCttgtcctttttttcttttttgaggaaATAAAGAGGGAGATAGATCTCCCCCATTTATTTATTACTGATTGTGGTCCGGTATTTGTTCGTGTTTTGGAGAGTTATGCTTGGCAATTCCCATTAGAAAGATTCAAGGGACTAAATTAGTGCGAGCTTCCAAGTTGGGTTGAAATCACTAGTATAACATGGTATTATCAAACTTTCGATCATGGAGGGTAGTTTTATTTGATCTTACATAAGATGGATATTAGCAAAAAGTTGTAGATTGAATAAATTTAATGCCGCACAATTACTTACCTTGTCAATCCCAACTACGTGCTTCATGAGCAGCCCAGTCTAGACACAGAATGTTGTAGTAAATGCTTTCAGGCTGTAGAAAACATGCAAAATGATGATTTGTAAATATGTTACTTGATTAATATATCCAATATGTATAAAACCTTTGCAACCAACTCAATGCATAACAACATATGataattatattcatataaaaGACTTATTATCAAATCTATCTTAACGCTATAAACTAAAGCCTACTCACTTTTGATCAGCTTCAATCAAATGGCGATTTTGAATCTTCAAGCCATACCTCTTAACCTAGCCAGACCTGATCTAGTTGAACCCATCCTGAATTTGTCGATACTTTTGGCATGAAGAGGATAGTCAGTCTAAGAAACAATATTACTCATATgaacattttggtttcttttgcgGGATGATGCATGTGAAAATTTAATTAGGTCATTttgtcttttctttccttctttttcttttctttttgcctcCCTAATGTCACACATTTCAAGTGATATAATTTCTCCCAAAATTATCTCACTTGTGtcgctataatttttttcttttttaatgaaaCCAAGCTATAAGTTGTCTTTTTCCTTTATGTTAATAATAAAATTCTGCGAGCCCCCAAGACTAATATATGATGATAacggaatattttctttaatatATCTGTGGAATTTCATAAACCTTGGGTAGATAAACTTCCATCTACCGTACCAATTGTAGCAAGAGAGGAAACAGCATTGTGTTTGCAGTAAGTAGATGAACAACATATCTTGCTATTTCTATCAAGTTCAAAAGCAATTTAAAATTGACACATTAGAGTTGTAGGTGAAGGATGAGAACATTATGGATGCGCAACTCTCGGACATCTGCATCGGCACAAGTGCGGCACCCACTTACCTACCGGCCCATGAATTCCAAAACAAAGATTCTTCCGAAAATACAAAAGAATTTAACCTCGTTGATGGGAGTGTCGCTGCCAACAATCCTGTACGTTACTATTTGAATTAAATATGGTAAAAGAAAACCTTTCTTATTCCAATAAATCAATACTAAAATCTGGATCTTCGAACTTTCAGACATTGGTCGCTATTGAAGAGGTGATGAAGGGAGCTTGCAAGGGGAACTTGAATCACTTTCCTAGCAAAGTCATTGATTGCACAAAAATTCTAATCATATCATTAGGTACAGGTTCAGCAAAAGTAGATGGGAGATACAATGCCAAAAGAGCGAGCAACTGGGGAATCTTGGGTTGGCTGCTCAGTACTGGATCCGTTCCTCTAGTCGATGTTTTTACGCAATCCAGTGCTGACATGGTTGATATACACATGTCAGCTATCTTTCCAGATTGCCAATCCAAGCTGAATTATCTTCGGATCCAGGTACACCATCTTTTCAAACTATCAAAAGATCAATCATGTTTTCACAAAGGAATTAGTTGATTGGTGCACAAGCCACACATAATAATTAGTTATTCAAGTCTTTGATCATTTTTGCATAACAAAATGATCTTGTTTGAATAAAATACAGGAGGATACACTAAGCGGGACTTCATCATCCATCGATATTGCTACGAAGGAGAACTTAGAGGACCTTGTGAGAATTGGTGAAGAATTATTGAAAAAACCAGTCTCAAGAATGAATTTGGATACGGGTGTTTTGGAACCAGCAAAAGATGAAAAAGAAACAAATGAAGATGCACTTAAGAGGTAAGAAAGACAACTTCGGGGCACTATTGCTTTTGTTCAAGCAATGAGAGTTGCATCAAATTATTTGGGtgaatcaaaataatatatatgtcAAAACTATTTGCAGATTTGCCACACTGCTCTTCGATGAAAGAAGGCTTCGCTATACAAGGTCCTCATGATAGAATTGTCCAAAATTTGGCTGATTATTGATCAAATTAGTTTAGTCATTATAGAAATTTCAATAAAAGCATGTCAGGTTCAAGATATTGTACATATTGAACCCCCATAAACTTGGTATGACGATTTGCAATCTCTACATTGTTATGCAttgtactctctctctctctctctctctcttatgcaCAAGCAATTATTTACACTCTGTTTGGTTGAAGTCATAAAAGGAAGGATGGATGGTCTTTGTTTACTATTTGGTTCAAAAAATCATATGAAGAATGAATGAAAAAGAACAATTGCCTATTCACCCGTATCT contains these protein-coding regions:
- the LOC105034404 gene encoding patatin-like protein 2 translates to MDKSKTSNNHIKPLTSGNFVTVLSIDGGGNRGIIPAIILSFLELELQKLDGKDARLADYFDMIAGTSTGGLVTAMLAAPNEDNRPLFAASDIKSFYLQHCPKIFPQPKGAFAQFRRMVSTLFEPRYAGNYLHSLVREKLGKTTLHQTLTNVVIPTFDIKLLQPIIFSSFKVKDENIMDAQLSDICIGTSAAPTYLPAHEFQNKDSSENTKEFNLVDGSVAANNPTLVAIEEVMKGACKGNLNHFPSKVIDCTKILIISLGTGSAKVDGRYNAKRASNWGILGWLLSTGSVPLVDVFTQSSADMVDIHMSAIFPDCQSKLNYLRIQEDTLSGTSSSIDIATKENLEDLVRIGEELLKKPVSRMNLDTGVLEPAKDEKETNEDALKRFATLLFDERRLRYTRSS